In the Geobacter sp. FeAm09 genome, one interval contains:
- a CDS encoding tetratricopeptide repeat protein, whose translation MMQGMTFIRFFVLVIAVVFCCGFTWGLSKSDPCTEARRSLDTLTAVSAAPQRLKQEEGILKVCPDGAAGRFVKALRAERSGKLDSAMALYREVVAKDATVAEAHGNLGLLLLQQGRDREASVELTRGLMGKPDPRYHRALGTIMGEGALPALALFHYSSARRAFPDDAAIHAGLARAYEDLKQYDKAASAYDRLLVLKPGDAAARLGLAGVYRRAGKLDQAAGQLRTYLAANASDPKGHKLLADVLMEKGDREAARKEYLLAGIDVTIDPEDFARKGDEFMAEREYGKAITAYQTALKGRSDWTGVQQKLGDAQMAAGHDDDAAATFTALVKGGAKDGATLYRLGLLNERKGQLDEALSFYRGALQSDPSNVNARRRLAEIFTWRGSFAEAAEQYRELIRTRADNPLYHLNLGRVYVRGKDLKNAVLEYEEALRLDPTSIEGHRELARILMRRSSPEKAEYHYREVIRLNAEDEEARNGLITLYVRQKRFDDLTGLVKDWLERSPDDPQRHYRLGIVYEFKKDYELAFSEYRKSLELKPDNARALFALGRAYLKSGRISEAREMLEAAKKADPGFAEPQLLLSSIKYDAPSAKARKHSVQKVKKTHKRHENVKGKKRTRNRGH comes from the coding sequence ATGATGCAAGGCATGACCTTTATTCGTTTTTTTGTTCTCGTAATCGCGGTCGTTTTCTGTTGCGGTTTTACCTGGGGGCTGTCCAAGTCCGACCCCTGCACGGAAGCGCGCAGGTCCCTCGACACGCTCACCGCCGTCAGCGCTGCCCCGCAACGGTTGAAACAGGAAGAGGGCATTCTCAAAGTATGCCCGGATGGTGCTGCCGGGCGTTTCGTCAAGGCGCTCAGGGCCGAACGGTCCGGTAAGCTGGACAGCGCAATGGCGCTCTACCGCGAGGTGGTGGCCAAAGACGCCACCGTTGCCGAAGCCCATGGCAACCTTGGCCTGCTGCTCCTCCAGCAGGGGCGGGACAGGGAGGCGTCGGTCGAACTGACCAGAGGGCTTATGGGCAAGCCCGATCCCCGCTATCATCGAGCCCTGGGCACGATCATGGGGGAGGGGGCATTGCCGGCCCTGGCGCTGTTCCATTACAGCTCGGCACGCCGGGCCTTCCCCGATGACGCCGCTATTCATGCCGGCCTTGCCAGGGCCTATGAAGACCTCAAACAGTACGACAAGGCGGCAAGCGCGTATGACCGGCTGCTGGTACTGAAGCCCGGCGATGCGGCCGCCCGTCTCGGGCTGGCCGGAGTCTACCGCAGGGCCGGCAAGCTCGACCAGGCGGCCGGTCAGCTTCGGACCTACCTTGCGGCCAATGCCTCTGACCCGAAGGGGCACAAGCTCTTGGCGGATGTGCTGATGGAAAAGGGCGACCGGGAGGCGGCCCGTAAGGAGTATCTGCTGGCCGGGATCGATGTCACCATCGACCCGGAAGACTTCGCCCGCAAGGGCGATGAGTTCATGGCGGAACGCGAATACGGCAAGGCCATTACCGCCTACCAGACGGCTCTCAAGGGACGCTCCGACTGGACCGGCGTACAGCAGAAACTGGGGGACGCCCAAATGGCGGCCGGCCATGACGATGACGCCGCGGCGACGTTCACGGCGCTGGTCAAGGGAGGGGCAAAGGACGGCGCAACGCTGTACCGGCTTGGCCTGCTCAACGAGCGCAAGGGGCAGCTCGATGAAGCGCTGTCGTTTTACCGTGGGGCGCTCCAGTCCGACCCCTCCAACGTCAACGCCCGGCGCAGACTGGCCGAGATATTCACCTGGCGCGGCAGTTTTGCCGAGGCGGCGGAGCAGTACCGCGAGCTGATCCGCACGAGAGCCGACAACCCGCTGTATCACCTGAACCTGGGGCGGGTGTACGTTCGTGGCAAGGATCTGAAAAACGCGGTCCTGGAGTACGAAGAGGCCCTGCGCCTCGATCCGACCAGTATCGAGGGTCATCGGGAACTGGCGCGGATACTCATGCGCCGTTCGTCTCCCGAAAAGGCGGAGTATCATTACCGGGAAGTCATCCGGCTGAACGCTGAGGACGAGGAAGCCCGCAATGGCCTGATCACGCTCTATGTCAGGCAGAAGCGCTTCGATGACCTGACCGGGCTTGTCAAGGATTGGCTGGAAAGGTCGCCGGACGACCCGCAACGCCACTACCGCCTGGGGATCGTCTATGAGTTCAAAAAGGATTATGAGCTGGCCTTCAGCGAGTACCGGAAGTCACTCGAGTTGAAGCCTGACAATGCCAGGGCGCTCTTTGCCCTCGGCCGGGCCTACCTGAAAAGCGGGCGCATCTCCGAGGCCAGGGAGATGCTGGAGGCGGCAAAAAAGGCCGATCCGGGCTTTGCGGAGCCCCAGCTGTTGCTGAGCAGCATCAAATACGACGCCCCGTCCGCCAAAGCCAGGAAGCATAGTGTGCAAAAGGTGAAAAAGACGCATAAGCGCCATGAGAACGTTAAGGGCAAGAAGCGCACGCGAAATCGCGGGCATTGA
- a CDS encoding peptidase S10: MIAQPARGDEKGAEKEKKEPLPAAETPVVTRHTIRLKGKELAYTATAGKLPVLNDAGETEARIFFVAYTVPTPSPSVKRPLLFIFNGGPGSSSVWLHLGAAGPRIVRMLPDGRMPAPPFRLDDNGTTWLEWADLVFIDPVGTGYSRAAKADLTKKFTTVQGDVDSLGQFIRLYLGRYERWGGPLFLAGESYGAFRSAGLSEYLLEHGIALNGIVLVSSVMNMQTLSFDQGNDLPYPLFLPSYTATAWYHGKLAPPLQADLDTTLAQAESWAATEYTAALVQGDGLPAEKRREIVGKLAEFTGLDAAFIANRNLRIDNRSFVRELLRDRQQMVGYLDSRFAAQDLEPSSHRGFDPTVAVIRPPYTDAFNRYIRAELGYQSDLEYFTLGGGIGHWDWEAKNSYADTSDNLRNSFAKNPSMKLFVAMGLFDLATPHFSSAYTLNHLGLTPALRKNISTRRYRAGHMMYLDSVSREQLNRDVKEFVQRTLAENE; this comes from the coding sequence ATGATCGCCCAACCGGCCCGGGGCGACGAGAAGGGAGCCGAGAAGGAGAAAAAGGAGCCGCTCCCGGCTGCGGAAACACCGGTCGTTACCCGCCACACCATCCGCCTGAAGGGCAAGGAACTGGCCTATACGGCGACCGCAGGCAAACTGCCGGTGCTCAACGATGCCGGCGAAACCGAGGCCCGGATCTTTTTTGTCGCCTACACCGTTCCCACCCCCTCGCCCAGCGTCAAACGGCCGCTCCTGTTCATCTTCAACGGCGGTCCCGGCTCATCGTCGGTCTGGCTGCACCTCGGGGCTGCCGGCCCCCGCATCGTGCGCATGCTGCCCGATGGCAGGATGCCCGCTCCCCCCTTTCGCCTGGATGACAACGGCACAACCTGGCTGGAATGGGCTGATCTGGTGTTCATCGACCCGGTCGGCACCGGCTACAGCCGGGCGGCCAAGGCGGATCTGACGAAAAAATTCACCACGGTCCAGGGGGATGTGGACTCGTTGGGCCAGTTCATCAGGCTCTATCTGGGACGCTACGAACGCTGGGGCGGACCGTTGTTCCTGGCGGGGGAGAGCTATGGGGCCTTCCGCTCCGCCGGGCTGTCCGAATACCTGCTTGAGCACGGCATCGCGCTCAACGGCATCGTGCTCGTCTCCTCGGTCATGAACATGCAAACCCTCAGCTTCGATCAGGGCAATGACCTCCCCTACCCCCTGTTCCTCCCCAGCTATACGGCAACGGCGTGGTATCATGGCAAGCTGGCGCCCCCACTCCAGGCCGACCTGGACACGACGCTGGCCCAGGCCGAGTCATGGGCGGCAACGGAGTATACGGCGGCCCTGGTCCAGGGGGATGGCCTGCCCGCCGAAAAACGCCGCGAGATCGTCGGCAAACTGGCCGAATTTACCGGACTGGATGCGGCCTTCATCGCCAACCGCAACCTGCGTATCGACAACAGAAGCTTCGTCAGGGAACTCCTCCGCGACCGGCAGCAGATGGTCGGCTATCTGGACAGCCGTTTCGCGGCACAGGACCTGGAACCGTCGAGCCATCGCGGCTTCGACCCCACCGTCGCCGTCATCCGCCCCCCCTACACCGATGCGTTCAACCGCTATATCCGCGCGGAACTGGGGTACCAGTCCGATCTGGAATACTTTACCCTGGGCGGCGGCATCGGCCACTGGGACTGGGAGGCGAAGAACAGCTACGCCGACACCAGCGACAACCTGCGCAACAGTTTTGCCAAAAACCCCTCCATGAAGCTCTTCGTGGCTATGGGGCTCTTCGATCTGGCAACTCCCCACTTTTCCAGCGCGTACACCCTCAACCACTTAGGCTTGACGCCGGCGCTCCGGAAAAACATTTCAACCCGCCGGTACCGTGCCGGCCATATGATGTACCTGGACAGCGTCTCCCGGGAGCAGTTGAATCGCGACGTCAAGGAGTTCGTCCAGAGGACGCTGGCTGAAAACGAATGA
- a CDS encoding class I SAM-dependent methyltransferase — MERKNFDSAAATWDEEPRRVKLAADIGTAIKNAVPLSADWDGMDYGCGTGLLTLDLAPALHSMVGMDSSQGMVDRLTAKCAAAGITNTRALRCNLEQGELPAGPFHLVTSAMTLHHIPEIVPLLTSLRGLLRPGGWVALADLETEDGSFHEDQTGVFHHGFSREELEGLLARAGFVSIAVRSATTVRKGERVYPVLLAVAVNP; from the coding sequence ATGGAACGGAAGAATTTCGATAGTGCCGCAGCAACCTGGGATGAGGAGCCGCGTCGGGTAAAGCTGGCTGCGGACATCGGGACGGCAATAAAGAATGCGGTCCCGCTTTCGGCCGACTGGGACGGGATGGACTACGGCTGCGGCACCGGACTGCTGACCCTCGACCTGGCGCCGGCCCTGCACAGCATGGTCGGCATGGACAGCTCCCAGGGGATGGTGGACCGCCTGACCGCCAAATGCGCCGCAGCAGGCATTACGAATACGCGTGCGCTTCGCTGCAACCTGGAACAGGGGGAGTTGCCCGCAGGCCCTTTTCATCTCGTCACCAGCGCCATGACCCTGCACCACATCCCGGAGATCGTCCCACTCCTGACGTCGCTGCGGGGACTGTTGCGCCCCGGCGGCTGGGTCGCCCTGGCTGATCTGGAAACCGAGGACGGCAGCTTCCACGAGGATCAGACCGGCGTCTTCCACCACGGTTTCAGCCGGGAAGAACTGGAGGGCTTGCTCGCCCGGGCCGGCTTCGTCTCCATCGCTGTCCGCAGTGCCACCACCGTGCGCAAGGGGGAGCGCGTCTACCCGGTTCTGCTTGCCGTGGCCGTCAACCCCTGA
- a CDS encoding MBL fold metallo-hydrolase produces the protein MNFRITVLCENSVGPISGTLGEHGFAALIEPSGGEAILFDTGQGLTLLHNARRMNKNLSAVGKVALSHGHFDHAGGLLPYLQECGPRRVYGHTAIFTPRYRVKDTGECLPIGLPQGREQLERAGAAFDLSTAFRELAPGVHLTGEIPRVTAFETGDQGLYRDCTGQELDVTIDDQSLVLETGRGLVVVLGCCHAGVINTLEHIASTTGRRDVYALIGGTHLAFCGREQAEKTVQAVKEWGIRKIAAGHCTGFAAAARLSREVPREFQVAQVGYTLEV, from the coding sequence ATGAACTTTCGTATTACCGTCCTGTGTGAAAATTCGGTCGGCCCCATCTCCGGCACTCTGGGAGAGCACGGCTTTGCCGCCCTGATCGAACCGTCCGGCGGGGAGGCCATCCTGTTCGATACCGGCCAGGGGCTTACCCTGCTGCACAACGCCCGCCGGATGAACAAGAATCTTTCTGCCGTGGGCAAAGTGGCCCTTTCCCATGGCCATTTCGACCATGCCGGCGGGCTGCTCCCCTACCTGCAGGAGTGCGGACCCCGCCGGGTGTACGGGCACACGGCGATCTTCACCCCCCGTTACCGGGTCAAGGATACGGGAGAGTGCCTGCCCATCGGCCTGCCCCAGGGGCGGGAGCAGCTGGAACGGGCCGGGGCGGCCTTCGATCTTTCGACGGCATTCCGCGAACTGGCCCCCGGCGTTCACCTTACGGGCGAGATCCCCCGCGTCACGGCGTTCGAAACCGGTGACCAGGGGCTGTACCGTGACTGCACCGGACAGGAGTTGGACGTCACGATTGACGACCAGTCGCTGGTGCTGGAGACCGGCAGGGGGCTGGTGGTCGTGCTGGGGTGCTGCCATGCCGGAGTGATCAATACCCTGGAACATATCGCCTCCACGACCGGCCGGCGCGATGTGTATGCCCTGATCGGCGGGACCCATCTGGCGTTTTGCGGCCGGGAGCAGGCGGAAAAAACCGTTCAGGCGGTCAAGGAGTGGGGGATCAGGAAGATCGCGGCCGGCCATTGCACCGGGTTTGCCGCCGCGGCGCGCCTGTCGCGGGAGGTGCCGCGGGAATTCCAGGTTGCGCAGGTCGGGTATACCCTTGAGGTATGA
- a CDS encoding thioredoxin domain-containing protein, whose translation MPSSSRAGTAVAGVVLWLALLAGLTLSILSGLKICTALCSETAKYTIFGMDFGWFGCLFFGVLILGAALRRRVPLAGTLLLYGVAGAAGAELRLIWIQKYVIGAWCPVCLGIAAMVATAGLALIYELLVTHTALGGSMKTRCTHIAVMILALLIGLGAAVAGVQKEAEAAGPDIYFGKRQSDTTVYVVSDWFCPVCRKVEPEIEKAFPEIAAAARVAFVDMPIHPDTSNYTPFNLQFIVYNKDKYMRLRHVLDELSRSTKSPTPEQVQAAVAPLGITLRPHNFVEIMNGVKLFESIFRGFGVKATPTVVIDNPRTKKRKLLIGSREITRNAIKEAIAEVGR comes from the coding sequence ATGCCATCATCTTCCCGCGCAGGTACGGCGGTCGCCGGCGTAGTGCTCTGGCTGGCGCTTCTGGCCGGCCTGACCCTCTCCATCCTTTCCGGCCTCAAGATCTGCACGGCCCTGTGCAGTGAAACGGCCAAATATACCATCTTCGGCATGGACTTCGGCTGGTTCGGCTGCCTCTTCTTCGGCGTGTTGATCCTGGGGGCGGCCCTGCGCAGGCGCGTTCCCCTTGCCGGCACCCTGCTGCTCTATGGCGTCGCTGGGGCCGCCGGGGCCGAACTGCGGCTGATCTGGATCCAAAAGTACGTTATCGGCGCCTGGTGTCCGGTCTGTCTCGGCATTGCGGCCATGGTCGCCACGGCGGGGCTCGCCCTGATCTACGAATTGCTGGTTACGCATACGGCATTGGGAGGAAGCATGAAAACGAGATGTACCCATATTGCAGTGATGATCCTCGCACTCCTGATCGGCCTCGGCGCTGCCGTGGCCGGTGTGCAGAAGGAGGCGGAGGCGGCAGGGCCCGACATCTACTTCGGCAAGCGCCAGAGCGATACTACGGTGTACGTTGTCAGCGATTGGTTTTGCCCCGTCTGCCGCAAGGTGGAGCCAGAAATTGAGAAGGCCTTCCCGGAGATTGCCGCAGCGGCCCGCGTGGCGTTCGTCGATATGCCGATCCACCCGGACACCTCCAACTACACCCCCTTCAACCTGCAATTCATCGTGTACAACAAGGACAAATACATGCGCCTGCGCCATGTATTGGACGAACTCTCCCGCAGCACCAAGAGCCCGACCCCGGAGCAGGTCCAGGCGGCGGTGGCTCCCCTGGGCATCACGCTGCGGCCCCACAACTTCGTCGAGATCATGAACGGCGTCAAGCTCTTCGAATCCATCTTCCGCGGTTTCGGCGTCAAGGCTACCCCCACGGTGGTGATCGACAATCCCAGAACCAAAAAGCGGAAACTCCTGATCGGCAGCCGCGAGATTACCAGAAACGCCATAAAAGAGGCCATCGCCGAGGTCGGACGCTAA
- a CDS encoding MFS transporter, translated as MTSPLRHKPFLLFLLARAAATIAYQMTGVAVGWQIYSLTHRAFDLGLVGLVQFIPSAALVLLVGHVADRYDRRRIVALAQFVEAAALFGLCLGSHAQWAGKEAILAFIFLIGIARAFEFTTLQTLVPTLVAQETLPRAMALNASVRQAAVILGPMMGGFLYIAGPAVVYAVSGALFLLSAAAIAAIRIERPLSQQREPVSLHFVFAGVSYIRSRRVVLGAISLDLFAVLLGGATALLPIYARDILSAGPWGLGFLRSAPAVGAFAASVYLARQPLQRKVGKVMFAAVTWFGIATIVFALSTSIALSFVALVVLGWSDMLSVVIRSTLVQLETPDEMRGRVSAVNAIFIGTSNELGEFESGLTAAWFGTVPAALIGGIGTLLVVLLWRRFFPELAQRERLQAD; from the coding sequence ATGACATCCCCCCTGCGCCACAAACCGTTCCTTCTTTTTCTGCTGGCGCGCGCCGCTGCCACCATCGCGTACCAGATGACCGGCGTCGCCGTGGGGTGGCAGATCTATTCCCTGACCCATCGCGCCTTCGACCTCGGCCTGGTCGGACTCGTGCAGTTCATCCCCTCGGCGGCGCTGGTGCTGCTGGTGGGACACGTTGCCGACCGCTACGACCGCCGCCGGATCGTCGCTCTCGCGCAGTTCGTCGAGGCGGCGGCGCTGTTCGGCCTCTGTTTGGGAAGCCACGCCCAGTGGGCCGGCAAAGAGGCCATACTCGCGTTCATCTTCCTGATCGGCATCGCCCGCGCCTTTGAATTCACCACCCTCCAAACCCTGGTCCCCACCCTGGTGGCCCAGGAGACCCTCCCCCGGGCAATGGCGCTCAACGCTTCGGTCAGGCAGGCGGCCGTCATCCTCGGCCCGATGATGGGCGGCTTCCTCTATATTGCCGGCCCTGCGGTGGTTTACGCCGTCAGCGGCGCGCTCTTTCTCCTGTCGGCCGCCGCCATTGCGGCAATTAGGATCGAACGGCCGCTGTCGCAGCAGCGTGAACCGGTTTCCCTCCACTTCGTCTTTGCGGGAGTTTCTTATATCCGCAGCCGTCGGGTGGTGCTGGGTGCCATATCCCTCGACCTCTTCGCGGTGCTGCTCGGCGGCGCCACCGCCCTGCTGCCGATCTATGCCCGCGACATCCTCTCCGCCGGCCCCTGGGGGCTCGGCTTCCTGCGTTCCGCGCCGGCGGTCGGCGCCTTTGCCGCATCCGTCTACCTGGCGCGCCAGCCGTTGCAGCGCAAGGTAGGAAAGGTCATGTTTGCCGCAGTAACCTGGTTCGGCATTGCCACCATCGTCTTCGCCCTCTCCACGTCCATCGCCCTGTCGTTCGTGGCCCTGGTGGTGCTCGGCTGGTCCGACATGTTGAGCGTGGTCATCCGTTCGACCCTGGTGCAGTTGGAGACCCCCGACGAAATGCGCGGACGGGTCAGCGCCGTCAACGCCATTTTCATCGGCACCTCCAACGAACTGGGAGAATTCGAATCGGGACTGACCGCCGCCTGGTTCGGGACCGTGCCCGCCGCACTGATCGGCGGTATCGGCACCTTGCTGGTGGTCCTGCTCTGGCGGCGTTTCTTCCCCGAACTGGCGCAGCGCGAGCGGCTCCAGGCGGATTGA
- a CDS encoding transporter substrate-binding domain-containing protein, whose product MPDRQHHGYGIRAGLGRILQAGLALVVLCLAALPASGATDDQSRNPGDKVIIVGGNRAYPPYEFLDKDGQPAGYNVDLTRAIAKVMGMKVEFRFGAWSEMRTALMNGEIDVLQGISFSEERLGSITFSPPHTIVHHAIFARKDTRPVNSIEELRGKEIIVFRDGIMHDSLRNLGFSGNLHFAETPADALRLLASGAHDYAVVAILPGMYLIRELHLTNVVPVATSIAAQKYCYGVRKGNDELMTRISEGLAILHKTGQYQAIYDKWLGTLEPPPVSWERAVRYGALVLILLLLILAATVVWSRTLQKRVALRTQELARESAERKRALEELRRHQDKLIQADKMASLGILVSGVAHEINNPNGLILLNMPILKEVYQDSVEVLEARYRESGDFPLGGLPYSRMRNEVPHMLDEMLEGSKRIKRIVEELKDFARQDDNSGSDLFDLNQVAQAAVRLVDSSLRKATVNFSAEYAADIPQVRGNAQRIEQVVVNLLLNACQALPNTECRIALATFRVSNARIVALTITDEGVGIAAEHIPRLTDPFFTTKRETGGTGLGLSVSAGIVNEHGGTLKFNSTPGAGTTVILTLPAAEETP is encoded by the coding sequence ATGCCAGACCGACAACACCATGGGTACGGCATCCGTGCCGGCCTCGGGCGCATCCTGCAGGCCGGCCTCGCCCTTGTCGTCCTGTGTCTCGCGGCCCTGCCCGCCTCGGGCGCCACCGACGACCAGAGCCGGAATCCGGGCGACAAGGTCATCATCGTCGGCGGCAACCGCGCCTACCCCCCCTACGAGTTCCTGGACAAGGACGGCCAGCCGGCCGGCTACAACGTGGACCTCACCCGGGCCATCGCCAAGGTCATGGGGATGAAGGTGGAATTCCGTTTCGGCGCCTGGTCCGAGATGCGCACCGCCCTCATGAACGGCGAGATCGACGTCCTCCAGGGGATCTCGTTTTCGGAAGAGCGCCTGGGTTCCATCACCTTCTCCCCCCCGCACACCATCGTCCACCACGCCATCTTTGCCCGCAAGGACACGAGGCCGGTCAACTCCATCGAGGAGTTGCGCGGCAAGGAGATCATCGTATTCCGCGACGGGATCATGCACGATTCCCTGAGGAACCTCGGTTTCAGCGGCAATCTGCACTTCGCCGAAACCCCGGCCGACGCCCTGCGCCTGCTCGCCTCGGGAGCCCACGACTACGCGGTCGTCGCCATCCTGCCCGGCATGTACCTCATCCGGGAACTCCACCTGACGAATGTCGTCCCGGTGGCGACGAGCATTGCCGCCCAGAAATACTGCTATGGCGTCAGAAAGGGGAACGACGAGCTGATGACCCGCATCAGCGAAGGGCTCGCCATCCTCCACAAAACCGGCCAGTATCAGGCGATCTACGACAAATGGCTCGGCACCCTGGAGCCGCCGCCGGTTTCCTGGGAGCGGGCCGTACGCTATGGCGCCCTGGTCCTGATCCTGCTCCTGCTCATCCTGGCCGCCACGGTGGTCTGGTCCCGGACCCTCCAGAAGCGCGTGGCGCTGCGGACCCAGGAACTGGCCCGCGAGTCGGCGGAGCGTAAACGGGCCCTGGAGGAACTCCGCCGCCACCAGGACAAACTCATTCAGGCCGACAAGATGGCCTCCCTAGGGATCCTCGTCTCCGGCGTGGCCCACGAGATCAACAACCCCAACGGCCTGATCCTGCTCAACATGCCGATCCTCAAAGAGGTCTACCAGGACTCGGTGGAGGTGCTGGAGGCCCGTTACCGGGAATCCGGAGACTTCCCCCTCGGCGGGCTCCCCTATTCGCGCATGCGCAACGAGGTCCCGCACATGCTGGACGAGATGCTGGAAGGCTCCAAACGCATCAAGCGCATCGTGGAGGAACTCAAGGATTTCGCCCGCCAAGACGACAACTCCGGCAGCGACCTCTTCGATCTGAACCAGGTGGCCCAGGCGGCCGTGCGTTTGGTGGACAGCTCGCTGCGCAAGGCGACGGTCAATTTTTCGGCGGAATACGCCGCCGACATCCCCCAGGTACGGGGCAACGCCCAGCGCATCGAGCAGGTGGTCGTGAACCTCCTGCTCAACGCCTGCCAGGCGCTGCCCAACACGGAGTGCAGGATCGCCCTGGCCACCTTCCGCGTCAGCAACGCCAGGATCGTGGCCCTGACCATAACGGACGAGGGGGTCGGCATCGCCGCCGAGCATATCCCCCGCCTTACCGATCCGTTCTTTACCACCAAGCGGGAGACGGGGGGGACCGGGCTCGGCCTCTCGGTGTCGGCGGGAATCGTCAACGAGCACGGCGGGACGCTCAAATTCAACTCGACCCCCGGCGCGGGCACGACCGTCATCCTGACCCTCCCGGCCGCCGAGGAGACGCCATGA